In the Candidatus Deferrimicrobium sp. genome, CCTTCGGCCGGCGGGGTCGCGGCGTCGGCGACGGCCGCCGCGGCCGCAGCATCGGGCTCGGCCAGCGCAGCGGCGATCTCCTCCGGGCTGGCGCCGTCCTCGGCGGCGGGGGCTGCCACGGGGCCGCCGGGCAGGAGGTCGGCGTCGTCCGGGGCGAAGCTGTACGCCCGCGCGAAAGCGGCGGCGGCGTCCGGCAAGGATCTCCCGATCGGGAACATTCAGATCTGCTCCGTATGCGGCCATACGACCGAGGGGGAAGCCCCGGACCAGTGCCCCGTGTGCGGCGCGAGGAAGGAGATG is a window encoding:
- a CDS encoding rubredoxin-like domain-containing protein codes for the protein PSAGGVAASATAAAAAASGSASAAAISSGLAPSSAAGAATGPPGRRSASSGAKLYARAKAAAASGKDLPIGNIQICSVCGHTTEGEAPDQCPVCGARKEMFRKF